In a single window of the Mustela nigripes isolate SB6536 chromosome 17, MUSNIG.SB6536, whole genome shotgun sequence genome:
- the ZNF579 gene encoding zinc finger protein 579, with the protein MDPQPPPPAQGSPPHRGRGRGRGRGRGRGRGRGRGGAGAPRAPLPCPTCGRLFRFPYYLSRHRLSHSGLRPHACPLCPKAFRRPAHLSRHLRGHGPQPPLRCAACPRTFPEPAQLRRHLAQEHAGGEVELAIERAAKEAAESSWGSQDAGAEQPTTAAAGAAEEEAAWPETWPAGEPATLAAPTSAEPRESEEEEAEAGAAELRAELALAAGRQEEKQVLLQADWTLLCLRCREAFATKGELKAHPCLRPEGEQEGEGGPPPRPKRHQCSICLKAFARPWSLSRHRLVHSTDRPFVCPDCGLAFRLASYLRQHRRVHGALSLLAPLPPAGKKDDKAPGGRNSGKGPEGGEGAECGSASEGGEGGQNGGDAAPARPPAGEPRFWCPECGKGFRRRAHLRQHGVTHSGARPFQCVRCQREFKRLADLARHAQVHAGGPAPHPCPRCPRRFSRAYSLLRHQRCHRAELERAAALQALQAQAPPSPPPPPPPPPAGQEEEGLPMPIARIKEEPPSPGTPPQSPPPPPPAPPVFLSASCFDSQDHSAFEMEEEEIDSKAHLRGLGGLAS; encoded by the coding sequence ATGGATCCGCAGCCCCCTCCACCCGCCCAGGGCAGCCCACCTCACCgtggccggggccggggccgtgGCCGAGGCCGTGGTAGAGGCCGGGGCCGTGGCAGGGGGGGCGCTGGAGCCCCTCGGGCGCCCCTGCCCTGCCCGACATGTGGCCGCCTCTTCCGCTTCCCCTACTACCTCTCCAGGCaccggctgagccactcaggcctccGACCCCACGCCTGCCCCCTGTGCCCCAAGGCCTTCCGCCGGCCCGCCCACCTTTCCCGCCACCTGCGTGGCCACGGGCCCCAACCGCCGCTGCGCTGCGCCGCCTGCCCCCGCACCTTCCCGGAGCCAGCCCAGCTCCGGCGCCACTTGGCCCAGGAGCACGCAGGCGGCGAGGTCGAGCTGGCCATCGAGAGGGCGGCCAAGGAGGCCGCGGAGTCGAGCTGGGGCTCCCAGGACGCCGGGGCGGAGCAGCCTACCACCGCTGCAGCGGGGGCCGCGGAGGAGGAGGCGGCGTGGCCCGAGACGTGGCCGGCAGGGGAGCCGGCCACGCTGGCTGCCCCCACAAGCGCCGAACCCCGGgagtcagaggaggaggaggccgagGCCGGGGCGGCGGAGCTGAGGGCCGAATTGGCACTGGCAGCCGGgcggcaggaggagaagcaggtcctGCTCCAGGCCGACTGGACGCTGCTGTGCCTCCGCTGTCGCGAAGCCTTCGCCACCAAGGGCGAGCTCAAAGCACACCCGTGTCTGCGCCCCGAGGGTGAACAGGAGGGTGAAGGGggcccccctccccggcccaAGCGCCACCAGTGCTCCATCTGCCTCAAGGCCTTCGCCAGGCCCTGGTCGCTGTCCCGCCACCGGCTGGTCCACTCCACCGACCGCCCTTTCGTGTGCCCAGACTGCGGCCTGGCCTTCCGCCTCGCCTCCTACCTCCGCCAGCACCGTCGTGTGCACGGCGCGCTCAGCCTCCTGGCCCCGCTGCCCCCGGCGGGCAAGAAGGACGACAAGGCACCGGGTGGACGGAACTCAGGGAAGGGGCCCGAGGGGGGCGAAGGGGCAGAGTGCGGGAGTGCCTCGGAGGGGGGAGAAGGCGGGCAGAATGGAGGGGAcgccgccccggcccggccccctgCGGGGGAGCCCCGCTTCTGGTGTCCCGAGTGTGGCAAAGGCTTCCGGCGCCGCGCGCACCTGCGGCAGCACGGGGTGACCCACTCAGGGGCGCGCCCCTTTCAGTGCGTGCGCTGCCAGAGGGAGTTCAAGCGGCTGGCCGACCTGGCCCGCCACGCGCAGGTGCACGCGGGAGGCCCGGCGCCGCACCCGTGCCCGCGCTGCCCGCGCCGCTTCTCGCGCGCCTACAGCCTCCTGCGCCACCAGCGCTGCCACCGGGCCGAGCTGGAGAGGGCGGCTGCGTTGCAGGCGCTCCAGGCCCAGGCCCCGCCgtcgcccccgccgcccccgccgcccccaccagctgggcaggaggaggaagggctccCGATGCCCATTGCACGCATCAAGGAAGAGCCACCCTCCCCGGGAACCCCACCCCAGTCgccaccaccgccgccgccggCTCCCCCTGTCTTCCTCAGCGCCTCCTGTTTCGACAGCCAAGACCACTCAGCCTTCgagatggaggaagaagaaattgacaGCAAGGCCCACCTTCGGGGGTTGGGAGGCCTGGCCTCCTGA
- the SBK2 gene encoding serine/threonine-protein kinase SBK2, with translation MPGKQSDEEQVEAGAAENVAEEDLGGLTAEELRQGQEAALELEDMMALSAQTLVRAEVDELYQQVRSLGQGRFGRVLLVTHRQKGTTLALKQLPKASTSLRGFLYEFCVGLSLGTHPAIVTAYGIGIESADSYSFLTEPVLYGDLITFIQPKVGLPQPAVQRCAAQLASALEHIHSRGLVYRDIKPENVLVCDPACQRVKLTDFGHTRPRGTLLRLTGPPIPYTAPELCCPPPLPEGLPIQPALDAWALGVLLFCLLTGYFPWDQPLVEADPFYEDFLIWQASSQPEDRPQPWFGLTPMADSLLWGLLDPHPRKRSPVSSIRDYLGRPWRQQEGEAEEVEEGDGEEDGE, from the exons ATGCCCGGCAAACAGTCAGATGAGGAACAGGTGGAGGCAGGGGCTGCCGAAAATGTAGCTGAGGAGGACCTAGGGGGCCTCACAGCAGAGGAGCTCCGGCAGGGCCAGGAGGCAGCCCTGGAGCTAGAGGACATGATGGCGCTAAGTGCGCAAACCCTGGTCCGGGCCGAGGTGGACGAGCTTTACCAGCAAGTGCGTTCCCTGGGCCAGGGCCGCTTTGGCCGGGTCCTGCTGGTCACCCATCGTCAGAAAG GCACGACCCTGGCGTTGAAACAGCTCCCAAAGGCGTCCACTTCCCTCCGTGGCTTCCTGTATGAGTTCTGCGTGGGCCTCTCACTGGGCACGCACCCAGCCATAGTCACGGCCTACGGCATTGGCATTGAGTCGGCCGACTCCTACAGCTTCCTGACAGAGCCCGTCCTGTATGGAGACCTCATCACCTTCATCCAGCCCAAG GTGGGCCTCCCGCAGCCGGCAGTCCAGCGCTGTGCGGCCCAGCTGGCCTCGGCCCTGGAGCACATCCACTCCCGGGGCCTGGTGTACCGGGACATCAAGCCCGAGAACGTACTGGTGTGTGACCCGGCGTGCCAGCGGGTCAAGCTCACCGACTTTGGCCACACAAGGCCGCGTGGGACTCTGCTGCGCCTGACTGGGCCGCCCATCCCTTACACGGCCCCTGAGCTCTGCTGCCCTCCGCCCCTGCCCGAGGGCCTGCCCATCCAGCCTGCCCTGGATGCCTGGGCGCTGGGGgtcctgctgttctgcctgctcaCTGGCTACTTCCCCTGGGACCAACCCCTGGTTGAGGCCGACCCCTTCTACGAGGACTTCCTCATCTGGCAGGCGTCTAGCCAGCCCGAGGACCGTCCTCAGCCCTGGTTCGGCCTGACACCTATGGCCGACAGTCTCCTGTGGGGACTGCTGGACCCTCACCCCCGGAAGAGGAGCCCCGTGAGCTCCATCCGGGACTACCTGGGGCGTCCctggaggcagcaggagggggaagctgaagaggtggaggagggggatggCGAGGAGGATGGAGAGTGA
- the SBK3 gene encoding uncharacterized serine/threonine-protein kinase SBK3 translates to MELREPENHEDGDPETHPLPTFAPLRQEDTATALQRLVELTATRVTPVRNLRVPYRLIRELGSGSYGRVLLARPRQGGPAVALKVLRRDSVLRTTFLREFCVGRCVSSHPGLLQTLAGPLQSPRHFAFAQEYAPYGDLSGMLKERGLPELLVKRVMAQLAGALDFLHGRGLVHADVKPDNVLVFDPVCSRVALGDLGLTRPEGSPTPAPPGPLPSAPPELCLLLPPETLPLRPALDSWGLGVLLFCTATACFPWDVALAPDPEFETFAGWMTTRPQPPRPPPPWDQFAPPALALLQGLLDLDPETRSPPLVVLDFLGDDWGLERNREGPGGLGGMSSEDGEEEEEGGASLEEWTDEEEEEDKDGRRMGTDRGAP, encoded by the exons ATGGAGCTCAGGGAGCCCGAGAACCATGAGGATGGGGACCCAGAG actcaccccctccccacctttgcTCCTCTCCGACAGGAGGACACAGCTACAGCCCTCCAACGGCTCGTGGAGCTGACAGCCACCAGGGTGACCCCAGTGAGGAATCTACGTGTCCCGTACCGCCTCATCCGAGAGCTCGGCTCTGGCTCCTATGGCCGCGTACTCCTTGCCCGGCCTCGCCAAGGAG GACCTGCTGTGGCCCTGAAGGTCCTTCGTCGGGATTCGGTCTTGAGGACCACCTTCCTGAGAGAGTTCTGTGTGGGCCGCTGTGTCTCTTCACACCCAGGCTTACTGCAGACTCTGGCAGGACCCCTGCAAAGCCCCCGACACTTCGCCTTTGCCCAGGAGTACGCGCCATATGGGGACCTCAGCGGGATGCTGAAGGAACGG GGCCTCCCAGAGCTGCTGGTGAAGCGGGTGATGGCCCAGCTGGCTGGAGCCCTGGACTTCCTCCATGGCCGGGGGCTCGTCCATGCGGATGTCAAACCAGACAACGTGCTGGTCTTTGACCCTGTCTGCAGCCGTGTGGCCCTAGGTGACTTGGGTCTGACCCGGCCCGAGGGCAGTCCAACCCCTGCCCCACCAGGGCCACTACCCTCTGCCCCACCCGAGCTCTGCCTCCTGCTGCCACCTGAGACCCTTCCCCTGCGACCAGCTTTGGATTCCTGGGGCCTGGGGGTGCTTCTCTTCTGTACTGCCACTGCCTGCTTCCCTTGGGATGTGGCACTGGCCCCGGACCCCGAGTTTGAGACCTTTGCTGGCTGGATGACCACCAGGCCCCAACCCCCTCGGCCACCCCCCCCTTGGGACCAGTTTGCTCCCCCGGCTCTGGCATTGCTCCAGGGGCTCCTAGACCTGGATCCTGAAACGAGGAGTCCCCCACTGGTTGTCCTGGACTTCTTGGGGGATGACTGGGGGctagagaggaacagagagggacCTGGGGGCTTGGGGGGCATGTCTAGtgaagatggggaggaggaggaagaggggggagcAAGCCTGGAGGAGTGGacagatgaagaggaggaggaggacaaagaTGGCAGGAGGATGGGGACAGATCGGGGAGCTCCCTGA